The sequence ACTGCCCGCGCCACCCTCCCTCCACAAAGTGACCGATTAGACTTGAACAGGAGCATCATGACCGACCGCCGGGACGAAGCACTCAAACAACTCATGGATGATTTCCACGCGTCCATCGACGCGGACCGCCGCCTGTTCCGCGTGGACATCCGGGGCAGCATCGCCTATGCCCGTGGGCTCGTGCGCATCGGCGTGCTCACCGCCGATGAGGGCCGGGTTATCGAAGAGGCACTGGGCGAGATCGAAGGCGAGATCGAAAGCGGCGCCTATGTGCTGACCCGGGACCTGGAAGACATCCACATGGCCGTGGAGAAACGGCTGATCGAGAAAGTGGGTCCCGTGGGCGGAAAGCTGCACACGGGCCGGAGCCGGAACGACCAGAACGCCACGGACGAGCGACTGTATCTCCGCGAGGTGGTGGACGACGTCTCCAGGCGGATCCGGGATTGCCAGGCAGCACTGCTGGGGCTGGCCGAACGCACGGTGGACATCGTCTTCCCCGGGTATACCCACCTGCAGCAGGCGCAGCCGATCCGGTTCGCCCACTACGCGCTTTCGCTCCTGTTCGGGCTTCAGCGGGATCGGGAGCGCCTGGCGGACTGCCGGAAGCGGATCAACGTCATGCCCCTCGGCGCCGGGGCGATGGCGGGCAGCGCCTTCCCGATCGACCGCGCGTTCCTGGCCGGCGAACTGGGTTTCGACGGCGTCTCGCCCAACAGCATCGACGCGGTGAGCGACCGCGATTTCAACGTCGAGTTCCTCGCCGCCTGCACGACGCTGATGATCCGGATCAGCCGGGCCTGCGAGGACCTGGTCATCTGGTCGTCCACGGAATTCGGGTACGTCACGCAGCATCCCCGGCTGGCCACGGGCAGCAGCATTATGCCTCAGAAGAAGAACCCGGACGCCGCCGAACTGCTACGGGGCAAGACCGGCCGCGTCGTGGGCA comes from Gemmatimonadota bacterium and encodes:
- the argH gene encoding argininosuccinate lyase; the encoded protein is MTDRRDEALKQLMDDFHASIDADRRLFRVDIRGSIAYARGLVRIGVLTADEGRVIEEALGEIEGEIESGAYVLTRDLEDIHMAVEKRLIEKVGPVGGKLHTGRSRNDQNATDERLYLREVVDDVSRRIRDCQAALLGLAERTVDIVFPGYTHLQQAQPIRFAHYALSLLFGLQRDRERLADCRKRINVMPLGAGAMAGSAFPIDRAFLAGELGFDGVSPNSIDAVSDRDFNVEFLAACTTLMIRISRACEDLVIWSSTEFGYVTQHPRLATGSSIMPQKKNPDAAELLRGKTGRVVGSLLSLVTILKGLPHTYNKDMQDEKEPLFDAIDTVTVALTVFTAIWETLEVRGDRVEENMDDAMLATDLADYLTRCGVPFREGHGIVASLVDEAMNRGCSLRDLPLDLYRRYSEHFDEAVIAGLRFDDSADKRDLPGGTGRKPVEQQLEQAREILARG